Proteins from a single region of Drosophila biarmipes strain raj3 chromosome 3R, RU_DBia_V1.1, whole genome shotgun sequence:
- the LOC108026222 gene encoding uncharacterized protein LOC108026222 isoform X6, giving the protein MAPALTAEPLSPKEKLTSTASPSARSSLESGGIGGGGAAGGAVAKKPATPTPATATTRVTRSSAAAASVASSPQQQTPQQQQQQRSSPAVNNKRKWRSNEPMGLSAAPTPHSSSAPNTTAEAAVASTSTVENNNNNSSTSTSNSSTPKDNSTAQLLADLTINFEETISADICLRKTLPDVTLGKEPATPAVVLPVATNSASSGSSLPGDTPPVASAEEELPKIETDNIEERLSQLDGNASAMPEEPVAPPPAPLPVQEPPGTPSRPQQPPAQQMTPQSTSTSINFLKDGAAGAVLEDQDIEEVLKALKTFDGGHVNPDTICEFFDEVWEEAAPAAPLPAAAPGNVVELPDAKPSCSDILASGSSSSISQANVIVKQEQQQRPWQDVHAELEQQQHVISRRIEFLLRRMRKLQARAMCRHTSEEVAGIMEWSARTSHKAPVPARSATLSEQQATVLSIVSGRPGPTFWEEQNKHPLPASQMSSVIRHISTAARHQQICHSANGSSATLAPSSSWYNNTNSSTLPAKRPRKNQLEPAMSTGAATSTTTSTLASSGLAPGTTGSDAKDSNTPRADDIVPNYDTYVTSELTHVAGLLHTELREVQNAIDSDATESSSGGESADEMVTYNNTQQLSLSITRRAVWRYSKDRAAIALRWSWLCSQLTDLEMKIRQHSDLFSELTQSKGEVQLEATARTSPPLPPPANGIREEPSGDYLCSRARPLVLSQFHKRKLFQTTNMHTISKKAARPSNIKCGCQWPQVPCTLCTGRADPTAPRDLVETMMPANRVALLDAGYHPVLSFASDVSQSVHLEAIARQPDWQYRVMRCQAKAIVKAMWKAERETLASGGIGGPAGSRRSGDAVKRRYIRRKERNNNSNKEAGSGTKAAAAGGGACGSGTGSSGVGGGESGNAAAKGKRQAPQQQQQHPTGASNSSSQWPDSRQRQRQRHHSPSSTSISAASGAKKSRKSTNSSSSNSTQQQQHQHGSNINNHHLNGYGDQWGDQSRSRRNSSPTHSHRNERTSERRVRPIYDINNIVIPYSMLAQSKMEILPYKEIPIPKWRIVDSDNDKRKHSSDESADGKLSNGSVAASTSEEPPKPQPPSEKHEQSQQQSVVQPPPKVYGLKEKQAVKHNNNNNTNNNNNKNGLVNGNAKKEEAKAAEDHEMQKKAEELKEKVVKPKLNGNLAKNPNDKTAEKQEEIAQPATEQPLPKRPKLETASGEVTKSKANGQLAELHPETHEIEEEEHGKEDLSDDAFILRHQRALIEERRRFETFLKFPWSTRSRANRRVDSRAESSGANTPDPASPAPHLGGIGHDNESIPSPLAHPLDGFNDSGELLAGGQARQARRRTTSSKLKDQVERRSTTPDLREPYALMPSPFEPLHFPLSEEVYQRLLAETYATPRSLSGPKRAKSKSISSNCEAPTSAGGSSSRRSSKTKVKLNGQLNGRLNGHPATANITGAKGAVGKETEVSEPEEEDMLLEEEDDDYPKHHLAPLDDEEPSTPDVEQDLYDAAIDAYLGDPEALEEDMADDPFEDDDPNDPEWKTRAEGVRSRRI; this is encoded by the exons ATGGCCCCAGCGCTCACAGCCGAGCCACTAAGTCCCAAGGAGAAGCTAACCAGCACAGCCTCGCCCTCGGCCCGCAGCTCTCTGGAGAGCGGAGGCATTGGAGGAGGAGGTGCCGCCGGCGGTGCAGTGGCCAAGAAGCCAGCGACGCCCACTCCGGCCACGGCCACCACGAGGGTCACCCGCTCCTCGGCGGCAGCTGCCTCAGTGGCCTCTTCCCCGCAGCAACAgacgccgcagcagcagcagcaacagagaTCCTCGCCTGCTGTCAACAACAAGAGGAAGTGGCGTTCCAATGAACCAATGGGCCTGAGTGCCGCCCCCACTCCACACAGCAGCAGTGCGCCCAATACCACGGCGGAGGCAGCGGTGGCCTCCACTTCCACTGtagaaaacaacaacaacaacagcagcacaTCCACCAGCAACAGCTCCACTCCCAAGGACAACTCAACGGCCCAGCTGCTGGCGGATCTGACCATCAACTTTGAGGAGACCATATCCGCCGATATTTGCCTGAGGAAAACCCTGCCCGATGTGACTCTGGGCAAGGAGCCGGCCACGCCTGCCGTTGTCCTGCCAGTGGCCACCAATTCTGCCAGTTCCGGCAGCAGTTTGCCAGGTGATACACCGCCGGTAGCCTCAGCAGAGGAGGAGCTGCCAAAGATAGAAACAGATAATATAGAAG AGCGTCTCAGCCAGCTGGATGGCAATGCCAGTGCGATGCCCGAGGAGCCTGTGGCTCCGCCTCCTGCTCCGCTGCCCGTGCAGGAGCCGCCGGGCACGCCCAGCAGGCCTCAGCAGCCGCCAGCCCAACAGATGACGCCGCAAAGCACCTCCACTTCCATTAATTTTCTCAAGGACGGAGCTGCCGGCGCTGTGTTGGAGGATCAGGACATCGAGGAGGTGCTCAAGGCGCTGAAGACATTCGACGGCGGCCATGTCAATCCCGATACCATCTGCGAGTTCTTCGACGAGGTGTGGGAAGAGGCAGCTCCGGCTGCGCCCTTGCCGGCAGCGGCTCCTGGAAACGTGGTCGAGCTGCCGGACGCGAAGCCCAGCTGCAGTGACATCCTggccagcggcagcagcagcagcatttcCCAGGCCAATGTGATCGTaaagcaggagcagcagcagcgacccTGGCAGGATGTCCACGCCGAGTtggaacagcagcagcatgtgATTTCGCGCCGGATTGAGTTTTTGCTGCGCAGGATGCGCAAGCTCCAGGCGCGCGCCATGTGCCGCCACACCAGCGAGGAGGTGGCCGGCATAATGGAGTGGTCCGCCCGCACCTCCCACAAGGCTCCAGTTCCGGCGAGAAGTGCCACGCTGTCCGAGCAGCAGGCCACCGTCCTGTCGATTGTCTCCGGACGTCCGGGCCCCACCTTCTGGGAGGAGCAGAACAAGCATCCGCTGCCCGCGAGTCAGATGAGCAGTGTGATTCGGCACATTTCGACGGCGGCTCGGCATCAGCAAATCTGCCATTCGGCCAACGGAAGCTCCGCTACCCTGGCACCATCCTCCAGCTGGTACAACAACACGAACAGCTCAACGCTGCCGGCCAAGCGTCCGCGAAAGAATCAATTGGAACCTGCCATGTCAACGGGAGccgcaacatcaacaacaacgtCAACGTTGGCCTCATCTGGACTGGCGCCGGGCACGACGGGATCCGACGCAAAGGATTCGAATACGCCGCGGGCGGACGACATCGTGCCCAACTACGACACCTATGTGACCAGTGAACTCACCCACGTGGCCGGTCTGCTGCACACGGAACTTCGAGAGGTGCAGAACGCTATCGATTCGGACGCCACGGAGTCGAGTTCCGGGGGCGAATCTGCCGACGAGATGGTCACCTACAACAACACCCAGCAACTGTCGCTATCCAT CACTCGGCGCGCTGTTTGGCGGTACTCGAAAGATCGGGCAGCCATAGCCCTGCGCTGGTCGTGGCTCTGCTCCCAGCTGACCGACCTGGAGATGAAGATCCGGCAGCACAGCGACCTCTTCTCGGAGCTGACCCAGTCCAAGGGCGAGGTGCAGCTGGAGGCCACGGCCAGGACATCGCCTCCGCTGCCACCGCCTGCAAATGGCATCAGGGAGGAGCCCTCCGGCGACTATCTGTGCAGTCGGGCCCGGCCATTGGTGCTGTCCCAGTTCCACAAGCGCAAGCTCTTCCAGACCACGAACATGCACACGATTTCCAAGAAGGCCGCGCGGCCCAGCAACATCAAGTGTGGCTGCCAGTGGCCGCAGGTGCCATGCACCCTGTGCACAGGTCGCGCGGATCCCACAGCGCCCCGGGATCTGGTCGAGACGATGATGCCGGCCAACCGGGTGGCGCTGCTCGATGCTGGCTACCATCCAGTGCTCAGTTTCGCCAGTG ATGTCAGCCAGTCAGTGCACCTGGAGGCCATTGCCCGCCAGCCGGACTGGCAGTACCGAGTCATGCGCTGCCAGGCCAAGGCCATTGTCAAGGCCATGTGGAAGGCGGAGCGCGAGACGCTGGCCTCCGGCGGCATTGGCGGACCGGCGGGCAGCCGGCGATCGGGCGATGCGGTCAAGCGGCGTTATATACGACGCAAGGAGCGCAACAACAACTCAAATAAGGAGGCTGGCAGCGGAACtaaagctgctgctgcaggaggaggagcatgCGGAAGCGGAACCGGAAGCAGTGGCGTCGGGGGAGGGGAGAGCGGAAACG cagcggccAAGGGCAAGAGGCAAGCaccacaacagcagcaacaacacccAACTGGAGCGAGCAATTCCAGCTCGCAGTGGCCAGACTCTCGCCAACGCCAACGACAACGCCACCACAGTCCCTCCTCAACCTCGATCTCGGCAGCCAGCGGCGCTAAGAAGTCACGCAAGTCcacaaacagcagcagcagcaattccacacagcagcagcagcatcaacacggcagcaacatcaacaaccaTCATCTCAATGGCTACGGGGATCAGTGGGGGGACCAGAGCAGGAGTCGTCGCAACTCCTCGCCCACCCACAGCCATCGAAATGAGAG AACCTCGGAGCGTCGCGTTCGTCCCATCTATGACATCAACAACATCGTTATACCCTACAGTATGCTAGCCCAGTCGAAAATGGAGATTCTTCCCTACAAGGAGATACCCATACCCAA GTGGCGCATTGTAGACAGTGATAATGATAAGAGAAAGCATTCGTCGGATGAGTCAGCGGACGGCAAACTGAGCAATGGCAGTGTAGCCGCATCAACGTCAGAGGAGCCACCCAAACCCCAGCCGCCATCGGAAAAACATGAGCAATCACAACAACAGTCGGTCGTGCAGCCACCACCAAAGGTCTATGGTTTGAAGGAGAAGCAAGCAGTCAAgcacaataacaacaacaatacaaacaacaataataataagaatgggCTGGTAAATGGCAATGCCAAAAAGGAGGAGGCCAAGGCTGCAGAGGATCACGAAATGCAGAAAAAGGCAGAGGAGCTGAAGGAGAAGGTGGTCAAGCCCAAGCTCAATGGtaatttggcaaaaaatccaaatGATAAAACTGCCGAGAAGCAGGAGGAGATTGCTCAGCCAGCCACAGAGCAACCACTGCCCAAGCGACCCAAGCTGGAAACGGCATCCGGAGAGGTCACCAAGTCCAAGGCCAATGGGCAGTTGGCGGAGCTGCATCCGGAGACGCACGAGattgaggaggaggagcatgGCAAGGAAGACCTTTCGGATGATGCGTTCATCTTACGGCACCAGCGCGCTCTCATCGAGGAGCGCCGCCGCTTCGAGACCTTCCTCAAGTTTCCCTGGAGCACTCGATCACGGGCGAATCGACGCGTCGACAGTCGCGCCGAATCGAGTGGCGCCAATACACCGGATCCCGCCTCGCCAGCTCCGCACTTGGGCGGAATTGGGCACGACAACGAAAGCATTCCCTCGCCGCTGGCCCATCCACTGGACGGGTTCAACGACAGCGGCGAGCTGCTGGCGGGCGGACAGGCGCGCCAGGCCCGTCGTCGGACTACGTCCAGCAAGCTCAAGGATCAGGTGGAACGGCGCAGCACTACGCCCGATCTGCGGGAG CCCTATGCGCTGATGCCATCGCCCTTTGAGCCCCTGCACTTTCCGCTCTCCGAGGAGGTCTACCAGCGATTGCTGGCCGAGACGTATGCGACGCCCAGGTCGCTGTCGGGTCCAAAGCGGGCCAAGAGCAAGTCAATATCCTCGAACTGCGAAGCTCCCACCTCCGCCGGAGGCAGCAGTAGTCGCCGCAGCAGCAAGACCAAGGTTAAGCTGAATGGCCAGTTGAATGGCCGGCTCAATGGTCATCCTGCAACGGCAAATATAACCGGAGCAAAAGGAGCAGTTGGGAAAGAAACGGAAGTTTCCGAGCCGGAAGAGGAGGACATgctgctggaggaggaggacgacgactATCCCAAGCACCATCTGGCGCCGCTGGACGATGAGGAGCCGTCGACGCCGGATGTCGAGCAGGATCTGTACGATGCGGCGATCGATGCCtatctgggcgatccggaggCGCTGGAGGAGGACATGGCCGACGATCCCTTCGAGGACGACGACCCCAACGACCCGGAGTGGAAGACCCGGGCCGAGGGCGTGCGCAGCAGACGCATCTAA
- the LOC108026222 gene encoding ras guanine nucleotide exchange factor P isoform X10, producing MLATIQCSVSPVMSASQCTWRPLPASRTGSTESCAARPRPLSRPCGRRSARRWPPAALADRRAAGDRAMRSSGVIYDARSATTTQIRRLAAELKLLLQEEEHAEAEPEAVASGEGRAETVLVLLLLLLLLRLLQRHLWPTVNYSAAKGKRQAPQQQQQHPTGASNSSSQWPDSRQRQRQRHHSPSSTSISAASGAKKSRKSTNSSSSNSTQQQQHQHGSNINNHHLNGYGDQWGDQSRSRRNSSPTHSHRNERTSERRVRPIYDINNIVIPYSMLAQSKMEILPYKEIPIPKWRIVDSDNDKRKHSSDESADGKLSNGSVAASTSEEPPKPQPPSEKHEQSQQQSVVQPPPKVYGLKEKQAVKHNNNNNTNNNNNKNGLVNGNAKKEEAKAAEDHEMQKKAEELKEKVVKPKLNGNLAKNPNDKTAEKQEEIAQPATEQPLPKRPKLETASGEVTKSKANGQLAELHPETHEIEEEEHGKEDLSDDAFILRHQRALIEERRRFETFLKFPWSTRSRANRRVDSRAESSGANTPDPASPAPHLGGIGHDNESIPSPLAHPLDGFNDSGELLAGGQARQARRRTTSSKLKDQVERRSTTPDLREPYALMPSPFEPLHFPLSEEVYQRLLAETYATPRSLSGPKRAKSKSISSNCEAPTSAGGSSSRRSSKTKVKLNGQLNGRLNGHPATANITGAKGAVGKETEVSEPEEEDMLLEEEDDDYPKHHLAPLDDEEPSTPDVEQDLYDAAIDAYLGDPEALEEDMADDPFEDDDPNDPEWKTRAEGVRSRRI from the exons ATGCTGGCTACCATCCAGTGCTCAGTTTCGCCAGTG ATGTCAGCCAGTCAGTGCACCTGGAGGCCATTGCCCGCCAGCCGGACTGGCAGTACCGAGTCATGCGCTGCCAGGCCAAGGCCATTGTCAAGGCCATGTGGAAGGCGGAGCGCGAGACGCTGGCCTCCGGCGGCATTGGCGGACCGGCGGGCAGCCGGCGATCGGGCGATGCGGTCAAGCGGCGTTATATACGACGCAAGGAGCGCAACAACAACTCAAATAAGGAGGCTGGCAGCGGAACtaaagctgctgctgcaggaggaggagcatgCGGAAGCGGAACCGGAAGCAGTGGCGTCGGGGGAGGGGAGAGCGGAAACGGTACTGGTACTGCTACTACTTCTTCTTCTACTACGCCTACTACAACGCCACTTGTGGCCAACAGTAAATTATT cagcggccAAGGGCAAGAGGCAAGCaccacaacagcagcaacaacacccAACTGGAGCGAGCAATTCCAGCTCGCAGTGGCCAGACTCTCGCCAACGCCAACGACAACGCCACCACAGTCCCTCCTCAACCTCGATCTCGGCAGCCAGCGGCGCTAAGAAGTCACGCAAGTCcacaaacagcagcagcagcaattccacacagcagcagcagcatcaacacggcagcaacatcaacaaccaTCATCTCAATGGCTACGGGGATCAGTGGGGGGACCAGAGCAGGAGTCGTCGCAACTCCTCGCCCACCCACAGCCATCGAAATGAGAG AACCTCGGAGCGTCGCGTTCGTCCCATCTATGACATCAACAACATCGTTATACCCTACAGTATGCTAGCCCAGTCGAAAATGGAGATTCTTCCCTACAAGGAGATACCCATACCCAA GTGGCGCATTGTAGACAGTGATAATGATAAGAGAAAGCATTCGTCGGATGAGTCAGCGGACGGCAAACTGAGCAATGGCAGTGTAGCCGCATCAACGTCAGAGGAGCCACCCAAACCCCAGCCGCCATCGGAAAAACATGAGCAATCACAACAACAGTCGGTCGTGCAGCCACCACCAAAGGTCTATGGTTTGAAGGAGAAGCAAGCAGTCAAgcacaataacaacaacaatacaaacaacaataataataagaatgggCTGGTAAATGGCAATGCCAAAAAGGAGGAGGCCAAGGCTGCAGAGGATCACGAAATGCAGAAAAAGGCAGAGGAGCTGAAGGAGAAGGTGGTCAAGCCCAAGCTCAATGGtaatttggcaaaaaatccaaatGATAAAACTGCCGAGAAGCAGGAGGAGATTGCTCAGCCAGCCACAGAGCAACCACTGCCCAAGCGACCCAAGCTGGAAACGGCATCCGGAGAGGTCACCAAGTCCAAGGCCAATGGGCAGTTGGCGGAGCTGCATCCGGAGACGCACGAGattgaggaggaggagcatgGCAAGGAAGACCTTTCGGATGATGCGTTCATCTTACGGCACCAGCGCGCTCTCATCGAGGAGCGCCGCCGCTTCGAGACCTTCCTCAAGTTTCCCTGGAGCACTCGATCACGGGCGAATCGACGCGTCGACAGTCGCGCCGAATCGAGTGGCGCCAATACACCGGATCCCGCCTCGCCAGCTCCGCACTTGGGCGGAATTGGGCACGACAACGAAAGCATTCCCTCGCCGCTGGCCCATCCACTGGACGGGTTCAACGACAGCGGCGAGCTGCTGGCGGGCGGACAGGCGCGCCAGGCCCGTCGTCGGACTACGTCCAGCAAGCTCAAGGATCAGGTGGAACGGCGCAGCACTACGCCCGATCTGCGGGAG CCCTATGCGCTGATGCCATCGCCCTTTGAGCCCCTGCACTTTCCGCTCTCCGAGGAGGTCTACCAGCGATTGCTGGCCGAGACGTATGCGACGCCCAGGTCGCTGTCGGGTCCAAAGCGGGCCAAGAGCAAGTCAATATCCTCGAACTGCGAAGCTCCCACCTCCGCCGGAGGCAGCAGTAGTCGCCGCAGCAGCAAGACCAAGGTTAAGCTGAATGGCCAGTTGAATGGCCGGCTCAATGGTCATCCTGCAACGGCAAATATAACCGGAGCAAAAGGAGCAGTTGGGAAAGAAACGGAAGTTTCCGAGCCGGAAGAGGAGGACATgctgctggaggaggaggacgacgactATCCCAAGCACCATCTGGCGCCGCTGGACGATGAGGAGCCGTCGACGCCGGATGTCGAGCAGGATCTGTACGATGCGGCGATCGATGCCtatctgggcgatccggaggCGCTGGAGGAGGACATGGCCGACGATCCCTTCGAGGACGACGACCCCAACGACCCGGAGTGGAAGACCCGGGCCGAGGGCGTGCGCAGCAGACGCATCTAA
- the LOC108026222 gene encoding mucin-5AC isoform X7 has protein sequence MAPALTAEPLSPKEKLTSTASPSARSSLESGGIGGGGAAGGAVAKKPATPTPATATTRVTRSSAAAASVASSPQQQTPQQQQQQRSSPAVNNKRKWRSNEPMGLSAAPTPHSSSAPNTTAEAAVASTSTVENNNNNSSTSTSNSSTPKDNSTAQLLADLTINFEETISADICLRKTLPDVTLGKEPATPAVVLPVATNSASSGSSLPGDTPPVASAEEELPKIETDNIEERLSQLDGNASAMPEEPVAPPPAPLPVQEPPGTPSRPQQPPAQQMTPQSTSTSINFLKDGAAGAVLEDQDIEEVLKALKTFDGGHVNPDTICEFFDEVWEEAAPAAPLPAAAPGNVVELPDAKPSCSDILASGSSSSISQANVIVKQEQQQRPWQDVHAELEQQQHVISRRIEFLLRRMRKLQARAMCRHTSEEVAGIMEWSARTSHKAPVPARSATLSEQQATVLSIVSGRPGPTFWEEQNKHPLPASQMSSVIRHISTAARHQQICHSANGSSATLAPSSSWYNNTNSSTLPAKRPRKNQLEPAMSTGAATSTTTSTLASSGLAPGTTGSDAKDSNTPRADDIVPNYDTYVTSELTHVAGLLHTELREVQNAIDSDATESSSGGESADEMVTYNNTQQLSLSITRRAVWRYSKDRAAIALRWSWLCSQLTDLEMKIRQHSDLFSELTQSKGEVQLEATARTSPPLPPPANGIREEPSGDYLCSRARPLVLSQFHKRKLFQTTNMHTISKKAARPSNIKCGCQWPQVPCTLCTGRADPTAPRDLVETMMPANRVALLDAGYHPVLSFASDVSQSVHLEAIARQPDWQYRVMRCQAKAIVKAMWKAERETLASGGIGGPAGSRRSGDAVKRRYIRRKERNNNSNKEAGSGTKAAAAGGGACGSGTGSSGVGGGESGNGTGTATTSSSTTPTTTPLVANSKLFSSGQGQEASTTTAATTPNWSEQFQLAVARLSPTPTTTPPQSLLNLDLGSQRR, from the exons ATGGCCCCAGCGCTCACAGCCGAGCCACTAAGTCCCAAGGAGAAGCTAACCAGCACAGCCTCGCCCTCGGCCCGCAGCTCTCTGGAGAGCGGAGGCATTGGAGGAGGAGGTGCCGCCGGCGGTGCAGTGGCCAAGAAGCCAGCGACGCCCACTCCGGCCACGGCCACCACGAGGGTCACCCGCTCCTCGGCGGCAGCTGCCTCAGTGGCCTCTTCCCCGCAGCAACAgacgccgcagcagcagcagcaacagagaTCCTCGCCTGCTGTCAACAACAAGAGGAAGTGGCGTTCCAATGAACCAATGGGCCTGAGTGCCGCCCCCACTCCACACAGCAGCAGTGCGCCCAATACCACGGCGGAGGCAGCGGTGGCCTCCACTTCCACTGtagaaaacaacaacaacaacagcagcacaTCCACCAGCAACAGCTCCACTCCCAAGGACAACTCAACGGCCCAGCTGCTGGCGGATCTGACCATCAACTTTGAGGAGACCATATCCGCCGATATTTGCCTGAGGAAAACCCTGCCCGATGTGACTCTGGGCAAGGAGCCGGCCACGCCTGCCGTTGTCCTGCCAGTGGCCACCAATTCTGCCAGTTCCGGCAGCAGTTTGCCAGGTGATACACCGCCGGTAGCCTCAGCAGAGGAGGAGCTGCCAAAGATAGAAACAGATAATATAGAAG AGCGTCTCAGCCAGCTGGATGGCAATGCCAGTGCGATGCCCGAGGAGCCTGTGGCTCCGCCTCCTGCTCCGCTGCCCGTGCAGGAGCCGCCGGGCACGCCCAGCAGGCCTCAGCAGCCGCCAGCCCAACAGATGACGCCGCAAAGCACCTCCACTTCCATTAATTTTCTCAAGGACGGAGCTGCCGGCGCTGTGTTGGAGGATCAGGACATCGAGGAGGTGCTCAAGGCGCTGAAGACATTCGACGGCGGCCATGTCAATCCCGATACCATCTGCGAGTTCTTCGACGAGGTGTGGGAAGAGGCAGCTCCGGCTGCGCCCTTGCCGGCAGCGGCTCCTGGAAACGTGGTCGAGCTGCCGGACGCGAAGCCCAGCTGCAGTGACATCCTggccagcggcagcagcagcagcatttcCCAGGCCAATGTGATCGTaaagcaggagcagcagcagcgacccTGGCAGGATGTCCACGCCGAGTtggaacagcagcagcatgtgATTTCGCGCCGGATTGAGTTTTTGCTGCGCAGGATGCGCAAGCTCCAGGCGCGCGCCATGTGCCGCCACACCAGCGAGGAGGTGGCCGGCATAATGGAGTGGTCCGCCCGCACCTCCCACAAGGCTCCAGTTCCGGCGAGAAGTGCCACGCTGTCCGAGCAGCAGGCCACCGTCCTGTCGATTGTCTCCGGACGTCCGGGCCCCACCTTCTGGGAGGAGCAGAACAAGCATCCGCTGCCCGCGAGTCAGATGAGCAGTGTGATTCGGCACATTTCGACGGCGGCTCGGCATCAGCAAATCTGCCATTCGGCCAACGGAAGCTCCGCTACCCTGGCACCATCCTCCAGCTGGTACAACAACACGAACAGCTCAACGCTGCCGGCCAAGCGTCCGCGAAAGAATCAATTGGAACCTGCCATGTCAACGGGAGccgcaacatcaacaacaacgtCAACGTTGGCCTCATCTGGACTGGCGCCGGGCACGACGGGATCCGACGCAAAGGATTCGAATACGCCGCGGGCGGACGACATCGTGCCCAACTACGACACCTATGTGACCAGTGAACTCACCCACGTGGCCGGTCTGCTGCACACGGAACTTCGAGAGGTGCAGAACGCTATCGATTCGGACGCCACGGAGTCGAGTTCCGGGGGCGAATCTGCCGACGAGATGGTCACCTACAACAACACCCAGCAACTGTCGCTATCCAT CACTCGGCGCGCTGTTTGGCGGTACTCGAAAGATCGGGCAGCCATAGCCCTGCGCTGGTCGTGGCTCTGCTCCCAGCTGACCGACCTGGAGATGAAGATCCGGCAGCACAGCGACCTCTTCTCGGAGCTGACCCAGTCCAAGGGCGAGGTGCAGCTGGAGGCCACGGCCAGGACATCGCCTCCGCTGCCACCGCCTGCAAATGGCATCAGGGAGGAGCCCTCCGGCGACTATCTGTGCAGTCGGGCCCGGCCATTGGTGCTGTCCCAGTTCCACAAGCGCAAGCTCTTCCAGACCACGAACATGCACACGATTTCCAAGAAGGCCGCGCGGCCCAGCAACATCAAGTGTGGCTGCCAGTGGCCGCAGGTGCCATGCACCCTGTGCACAGGTCGCGCGGATCCCACAGCGCCCCGGGATCTGGTCGAGACGATGATGCCGGCCAACCGGGTGGCGCTGCTCGATGCTGGCTACCATCCAGTGCTCAGTTTCGCCAGTG ATGTCAGCCAGTCAGTGCACCTGGAGGCCATTGCCCGCCAGCCGGACTGGCAGTACCGAGTCATGCGCTGCCAGGCCAAGGCCATTGTCAAGGCCATGTGGAAGGCGGAGCGCGAGACGCTGGCCTCCGGCGGCATTGGCGGACCGGCGGGCAGCCGGCGATCGGGCGATGCGGTCAAGCGGCGTTATATACGACGCAAGGAGCGCAACAACAACTCAAATAAGGAGGCTGGCAGCGGAACtaaagctgctgctgcaggaggaggagcatgCGGAAGCGGAACCGGAAGCAGTGGCGTCGGGGGAGGGGAGAGCGGAAACGGTACTGGTACTGCTACTACTTCTTCTTCTACTACGCCTACTACAACGCCACTTGTGGCCAACAGTAAATTATT cagcagcggccAAGGGCAAGAGGCAAGCaccacaacagcagcaacaacacccAACTGGAGCGAGCAATTCCAGCTCGCAGTGGCCAGACTCTCGCCAACGCCAACGACAACGCCACCACAGTCCCTCCTCAACCTCGATCTCGGCAGCCAGCGGCGCTAA